The DNA region AGGTGGTGGCGGCGCTCGGCGAGGGCGCGCGGCCGCCGGTGACGATCACGATCAACGGGCACACCTGGCAGAGCCGGGTCGCGCTCATGCGCGGCCGCTATCTGCTCGGCCTCAGTCACGCCAACCGGCAGGCCGCGGGTGTCGAGATCGGCGAGGAGATCGAGGTCGAGGTGGAACTCGACACCCGGCCGCGCGTCGTGGTCGAGCCCCCGGACTTCGCCCGAGCCCTGGACGACGACCCCGCCGCCCGCGCCGCCTACGACAACCTCTCCCACAGCCGCAAGCGCGAGCACGTGCACGCCATCGAGAGCGCGAAGAAGCCCGACACGCGTCAACGGCGCATCGAGAAGGCCATCGCTACCCTGCGGGGCTGAAACCCGGGCAGCGCCC from Nocardia tengchongensis includes:
- a CDS encoding YdeI/OmpD-associated family protein; protein product: MKFRTHVEPPEPMRGLEVPPEVVAALGEGARPPVTITINGHTWQSRVALMRGRYLLGLSHANRQAAGVEIGEEIEVEVELDTRPRVVVEPPDFARALDDDPAARAAYDNLSHSRKREHVHAIESAKKPDTRQRRIEKAIATLRG